One window of the Granulicella arctica genome contains the following:
- a CDS encoding ABC-F family ATP-binding cassette domain-containing protein translates to MPPILNAQGLTKAFGATPLFREISFTVSDGDRIGLIGPNGAGKSTLLKVLAGDEDADAGDVATRKRARIGYVQQESVFAPGLTVRDVLERALVLAKVPEGEHEGRLRETSGRTGFPDMTAEAAKLSGGWRKRLAIAEAVVTAPDVLLLDEPTNHLDLAGISWLETLLNEANFACVLVSHDRYFLENVATAIVELNRVYADGLLRVAGTYSRFIEEKQLYMDAQSKLQDALKNRVKIEVDWLRRGPKARSTKAKARIDNANDLIGQLKEVNSRTQVSSAGIDFAATDRQTKRLVEFEDVSCVLGDRKIVEGLKFLVTSGMRVGLVGPNGSGKTTLLRLLRDEIQPSSGNIKKAASLKIVYFSQTRELEEGVTLRRALAPDSDSVVYQGRVVHVASYATKFLFTSEQLNQPVERLSGGERARVLIAKLMLEPADLLLLDEPTNDLDIATLEILEESLLEYTGALILVTHDRYMLDRVSTIVLGLDGKGGTETFADYSQWEQWRGVTIEESIIPGQAGVAVAAPTAASTNGALGGKKKLSYLEAREYAGIEAAVDAAEERLQAARESLEETAVVTDPVKLTAALKEMEDAQEAADGLYARWAELTEKVG, encoded by the coding sequence ATGCCACCAATCCTTAATGCGCAGGGGCTGACGAAGGCCTTTGGCGCGACGCCCTTGTTTCGCGAGATTTCGTTTACTGTTTCTGACGGCGACCGGATCGGCCTGATCGGGCCGAACGGCGCTGGCAAGTCCACGCTGCTGAAGGTACTGGCGGGTGATGAAGATGCTGATGCTGGTGATGTGGCTACGCGGAAGCGGGCTCGAATCGGCTATGTGCAACAGGAGTCGGTTTTTGCGCCGGGGCTGACGGTGCGCGATGTGCTGGAGCGGGCGCTGGTGCTGGCGAAGGTTCCTGAGGGCGAGCACGAGGGTCGGCTGCGGGAGACGAGCGGACGAACGGGCTTTCCGGATATGACCGCTGAGGCGGCGAAGCTTTCGGGCGGCTGGCGAAAGCGGCTGGCGATTGCCGAGGCGGTGGTGACTGCGCCGGACGTGCTGCTGCTGGATGAGCCTACGAACCATCTGGATCTTGCAGGTATTTCGTGGTTGGAGACGCTACTGAATGAGGCTAATTTTGCTTGCGTGCTTGTCAGCCATGATCGTTATTTTCTTGAGAATGTCGCGACGGCAATAGTGGAACTGAACCGTGTATATGCGGATGGTTTGCTTCGCGTGGCAGGGACGTATTCGCGGTTTATCGAAGAGAAGCAGCTGTATATGGACGCGCAGTCCAAGCTGCAGGATGCGCTGAAGAATCGCGTGAAGATCGAGGTGGACTGGCTGCGGCGTGGGCCAAAGGCTCGGAGCACGAAGGCCAAGGCGCGTATCGACAATGCGAACGATCTGATCGGTCAGTTGAAGGAGGTCAATTCGCGGACGCAGGTTTCGAGCGCCGGGATTGATTTCGCGGCGACTGATCGGCAGACGAAACGGCTGGTGGAGTTTGAGGATGTGAGCTGTGTGCTGGGCGATCGGAAGATCGTCGAGGGGCTGAAGTTCCTGGTGACGAGCGGGATGCGGGTTGGGCTTGTGGGGCCGAATGGCTCGGGCAAGACGACGCTGCTGCGGCTGTTGCGGGATGAGATTCAGCCTAGCTCGGGGAACATCAAGAAGGCGGCTTCGCTGAAGATTGTGTACTTCTCGCAGACGCGCGAGTTGGAGGAGGGCGTGACGCTGCGACGGGCGCTGGCTCCCGACTCGGACTCGGTGGTGTACCAGGGGCGGGTGGTGCATGTGGCGAGCTATGCGACGAAATTTCTGTTTACGAGCGAGCAGCTTAACCAGCCTGTGGAGCGGTTGAGCGGCGGTGAGCGGGCGCGTGTGCTGATCGCGAAGCTGATGCTGGAACCGGCGGACCTGCTGCTGCTGGACGAGCCTACGAACGATCTTGATATTGCCACGCTTGAGATTCTTGAAGAGAGTTTGCTGGAATATACGGGCGCGCTGATCCTGGTGACACATGACCGGTACATGCTGGATCGGGTGTCGACGATTGTGCTGGGGCTGGACGGCAAGGGCGGCACGGAGACGTTCGCGGACTACTCGCAGTGGGAGCAGTGGCGGGGCGTGACGATCGAGGAGTCGATCATTCCGGGGCAGGCCGGGGTGGCGGTTGCTGCTCCTACGGCTGCGTCTACGAATGGGGCTTTGGGTGGAAAGAAGAAGCTTTCGTACCTTGAGGCTCGGGAATATGCGGGGATTGAGGCTGCTGTCGATGCGGCGGAGGAACGGCTGCAGGCGGCACGTGAGTCTCTGGAAGAGACGGCGGTTGTGACCGATCCGGTGAAGCTGACGGCTGCTCTGAAAGAGATGGAAGATGCTCAGGAAGCGGCTGATGGTCTGTATGCGCGGTGGGCTGAGCTGACGGAGAAGGTCGGGTAG
- a CDS encoding FAD-dependent oxidoreductase, translating into MINRRSFLHGSGAVAGLSMLHLTGCHRPLTAAATPTAPGLPYYDAVSPIIPIRADLDRIFRITVCLRPFRAAGPRLDIEQLGDKTVVHNYGHGGSGWSLSWGSADVVVRKALTALQGSRDIAIIGCGALGLTAAITAQRAGLQVTIYAKERPPFVRSSRATGSWTPDSRIALTSAAAPSFAADWESMARTSLAMYQSYLGAPGTPIEWTDRYILSDQTSEQRSINREREDSHGFAFYQDRIADLTPHSHELPPGATPFPTKYVRRTSSMTFNIATYSRQLLNDFQIAGGKIETREFHSPAELSSLPQRVIINCTGYAARQLWKDESIIPVRGQIAWLVPQEGVNYGINYGNLNVLARRDGIVIQPSPKGDDTGWNDDHEQPDRAEAEAGVLTLQSLYNRIQTTSSKHA; encoded by the coding sequence ATGATCAATCGACGTTCCTTCCTGCACGGCTCAGGCGCAGTCGCCGGACTCAGCATGCTGCACCTCACCGGCTGCCATAGACCCCTCACCGCCGCAGCCACCCCCACAGCACCCGGACTGCCGTACTACGACGCCGTCTCTCCCATCATCCCCATCCGCGCCGACCTCGACCGCATCTTCCGCATCACCGTCTGCCTCCGACCCTTCCGCGCCGCCGGTCCAAGGCTCGACATAGAACAACTCGGCGACAAAACAGTCGTCCACAACTACGGCCATGGCGGCAGTGGATGGTCCCTCTCCTGGGGTTCGGCAGACGTAGTCGTCCGCAAGGCCCTCACCGCCCTCCAAGGCTCTCGCGACATCGCTATCATCGGCTGCGGAGCTCTCGGCCTTACCGCTGCTATCACCGCCCAGCGCGCCGGACTCCAGGTCACCATCTATGCAAAAGAGCGTCCACCCTTCGTCCGCTCCTCCCGCGCCACCGGCTCATGGACACCCGACTCCCGCATCGCCCTCACATCCGCCGCCGCCCCGTCCTTCGCAGCCGATTGGGAGTCGATGGCCCGCACCTCGCTCGCCATGTACCAGAGCTACCTCGGCGCGCCCGGCACCCCCATCGAGTGGACCGACCGCTACATCCTCTCCGACCAGACCAGCGAACAGCGCTCCATCAATCGCGAGCGCGAGGATAGCCACGGCTTCGCCTTCTACCAGGACCGTATCGCCGACCTCACCCCACACTCCCACGAACTGCCACCCGGCGCAACTCCCTTCCCTACGAAGTACGTGCGCCGCACCTCCTCCATGACCTTCAACATCGCCACCTACTCCCGCCAACTCCTCAACGACTTCCAGATCGCAGGCGGCAAGATCGAAACCCGCGAGTTCCACTCCCCCGCCGAACTAAGCAGCCTGCCGCAGCGCGTCATCATCAACTGCACCGGCTATGCCGCCCGCCAGCTCTGGAAGGATGAGTCCATCATCCCCGTCCGCGGCCAGATCGCCTGGCTCGTCCCGCAGGAGGGCGTCAACTACGGCATCAACTACGGCAACCTGAATGTCCTCGCCCGCCGCGACGGCATCGTCATCCAACCCAGCCCCAAGGGCGACGACACCGGCTGGAACGACGACCACGAGCAGCCCGACCGAGCCGAAGCCGAAGCCGGCGTACTCACCCTGCAATCCCTCTATAACCGCATCCAGACGACGTCATCAAAACACGCCTGA
- a CDS encoding class D sortase, translated as MALSRKLGVFLVVIGGLLLGIYLVPTVYGTAMAHLALWQFRSENVAHRGWDSARIRAYQRTLSVSFAAPEAVLRVPKVGIEVPVLEGVSDLTLNRGVGHVPGTAMPGEVGNVAITGHRDGFFRGLKDVVPGDLIEVQRPERLGGSRTDHYVVRTTKVVFPSDTSVLNKTADSTLTLITCFPFYFVGSAPQRFIVQASLLSTTERAVQIN; from the coding sequence ATGGCTTTGTCGCGAAAGCTTGGAGTGTTTCTCGTCGTTATCGGCGGGCTTCTGCTTGGGATTTATCTGGTGCCTACGGTGTACGGGACGGCGATGGCGCACCTTGCTCTCTGGCAGTTTCGGTCGGAGAACGTAGCGCATCGCGGGTGGGACAGCGCGCGCATCCGGGCTTACCAGCGGACGCTGTCGGTCTCCTTCGCCGCGCCTGAAGCTGTGCTGCGGGTGCCGAAGGTTGGCATTGAGGTACCGGTTCTCGAAGGGGTTTCGGACCTGACTTTGAATCGTGGGGTCGGGCATGTGCCGGGGACGGCGATGCCGGGCGAGGTGGGCAATGTGGCGATCACCGGGCATCGCGATGGGTTCTTCCGAGGGCTGAAGGATGTGGTGCCGGGCGACCTGATCGAGGTGCAGCGGCCGGAGCGGCTGGGTGGCAGCCGGACGGATCATTATGTGGTTCGGACGACGAAGGTAGTCTTTCCGTCGGATACATCCGTCCTTAACAAAACAGCAGATTCCACACTGACGCTTATTACGTGTTTTCCCTTCTACTTCGTTGGGTCAGCGCCGCAGCGATTTATCGTGCAGGCCTCCCTTTTGTCGACCACCGAACGCGCAGTACAGATTAACTAA
- a CDS encoding DUF3396 domain-containing protein — protein MQEDATLSATEIQEVAAGSRFTNVDGTAAIGIGLTALFIFRDGGTVERREAVAAAVREYMEIAGDKLRWRSREGESVNLQAGASQSIEASPWFKDKRGPFEFLFGSGATSIDASPYELGFMCMPSWDPVGISNFSFQLPLAHLNSDFIIRFQRFASLLKADQAYAGIGVLQSPGSTIAARAGHLAYALATRYPGLEVFSPSHFWEATFLKDALGPVNWLTAVGDHYLERLGGWEKVSRGLDPRIAIYRYDGGVIFQAGAKPDMGDAGGGTPPELYRQVARVLRPIRFSGAQHGFFRPSDKGATFDTENTVRWVARFD, from the coding sequence ATGCAAGAGGATGCAACGCTGTCAGCAACAGAGATCCAAGAAGTCGCAGCGGGTAGCAGGTTTACCAACGTGGACGGCACTGCGGCGATCGGTATCGGCCTGACGGCGCTTTTTATCTTTCGGGATGGTGGCACGGTGGAGCGGCGTGAGGCAGTAGCTGCCGCGGTGCGAGAGTACATGGAGATAGCGGGAGACAAGTTGCGTTGGCGAAGCCGTGAGGGAGAGTCGGTCAATCTTCAAGCGGGCGCCAGTCAGTCCATCGAGGCTTCACCGTGGTTCAAGGATAAGAGAGGGCCGTTCGAGTTTCTGTTTGGTTCAGGCGCTACCTCGATCGATGCTTCACCGTATGAGCTTGGGTTCATGTGCATGCCTTCGTGGGATCCGGTGGGCATCAGCAACTTTTCGTTCCAGCTTCCGCTTGCTCACCTGAATTCGGACTTCATCATTCGATTTCAACGCTTTGCTTCTTTGCTCAAGGCGGACCAGGCTTATGCAGGCATTGGGGTTCTGCAGAGTCCGGGAAGCACGATTGCTGCGCGTGCAGGTCATCTGGCCTATGCACTCGCAACGCGCTACCCTGGGCTGGAGGTTTTTTCTCCTTCGCATTTCTGGGAGGCAACGTTCCTGAAGGATGCGCTTGGCCCTGTCAATTGGCTGACGGCTGTAGGGGACCACTATCTGGAGCGGCTTGGGGGGTGGGAGAAGGTGTCGCGTGGGCTTGACCCGCGGATCGCGATCTATCGGTACGACGGGGGTGTCATCTTCCAGGCGGGAGCGAAGCCGGACATGGGCGATGCGGGTGGAGGGACACCGCCAGAGTTGTATCGGCAGGTTGCTCGGGTGCTTCGGCCGATTCGCTTTAGCGGCGCGCAGCATGGCTTCTTTCGACCGAGCGACAAGGGAGCGACCTTCGACACCGAAAACACGGTTCGCTGGGTGGCACGATTCGATTGA
- a CDS encoding PAAR domain-containing protein, producing the protein MPPAARITDMHTCPMVTVLVPHVGGPILPPGAPTVLIDFLPAATVTSMATCVGPPDMIVKGSTGVFINYLPAARLGDLTTHGGVIIMGSPTVMIGEIGAGSPGAGGLGGIVAGMVAAGISNPQKPNASAYSTPGAKLIDAVYHPGAGAPAMVQAAVTQPVKGMTPAERATICSAICQCDASPMISATGAQLKQLCVSSKLNAQDAAAGYQSTIKSEVSYDMTQNPPAPIMVNGMPTRPHPPGSFPGQKIPDFVPGAGMMRRPDAVIVNDPTLPPAGDNIRSVVEIKFPPDQPNPLQNANYARINGGVPPEEMSPQGCGCGKKEPEKVPVPVPSPVPATEPEDHTVRNVLIGGALVVGAIALLPEEAVAAAAYGALRLGGLLLGGAAATQ; encoded by the coding sequence ATGCCTCCTGCCGCTCGAATCACTGACATGCACACCTGTCCCATGGTGACGGTCCTCGTTCCGCATGTGGGCGGCCCGATTTTGCCGCCGGGGGCACCCACGGTGCTGATCGACTTTCTGCCGGCGGCTACGGTGACCTCGATGGCGACCTGCGTGGGGCCGCCCGACATGATTGTGAAGGGGTCGACGGGTGTCTTCATCAACTACCTGCCGGCGGCACGGCTGGGGGATCTGACGACCCATGGCGGCGTAATCATCATGGGATCGCCGACGGTGATGATTGGGGAGATCGGGGCTGGGTCGCCGGGGGCCGGCGGGCTGGGCGGGATTGTGGCGGGCATGGTGGCGGCGGGGATCAGCAATCCGCAGAAGCCTAATGCTTCGGCGTACTCGACGCCCGGGGCGAAGTTGATTGATGCTGTGTACCATCCCGGCGCTGGTGCTCCGGCGATGGTGCAGGCCGCGGTAACACAGCCAGTGAAGGGCATGACTCCCGCGGAGAGAGCGACGATCTGCTCCGCTATCTGCCAGTGCGATGCCTCGCCGATGATTTCAGCGACGGGTGCGCAGTTGAAGCAGCTATGCGTCTCCTCCAAGCTGAATGCACAGGATGCGGCTGCGGGGTATCAGAGCACGATCAAGTCTGAGGTCAGTTACGATATGACTCAGAATCCACCGGCACCGATTATGGTGAACGGTATGCCGACGCGGCCCCATCCGCCGGGAAGTTTTCCGGGGCAGAAGATTCCGGATTTTGTTCCGGGCGCGGGGATGATGCGCAGGCCGGACGCTGTGATCGTGAACGATCCTACGCTGCCGCCAGCAGGAGACAACATTCGCTCTGTTGTGGAGATCAAGTTTCCGCCGGATCAACCAAATCCCTTGCAGAATGCCAACTATGCTCGTATCAACGGGGGTGTGCCGCCGGAGGAGATGTCTCCGCAGGGATGTGGATGCGGCAAGAAGGAGCCGGAAAAGGTGCCTGTACCGGTGCCGTCTCCTGTACCGGCGACCGAGCCGGAGGATCATACGGTGCGGAATGTTCTTATTGGAGGAGCGCTAGTTGTCGGTGCGATTGCGCTACTTCCAGAGGAAGCTGTCGCAGCGGCAGCTTATGGGGCATTGCGTCTTGGCGGGCTGCTCCTGGGCGGCGCTGCAGCAACGCAATAG
- a CDS encoding Crp/Fnr family transcriptional regulator: MSDTRQIHAKSERTVAVTRRFSNSLLNALDPDSIRRLHLVPVTFELLHEIEFPGSPIENLFFVEQGMASMTATFEDGSQVEVGMFGYESVIGVSALMGTKRSLNRVYTQIEGHGYSCTVEAARNEFKLGGMFQALALRYVQAQLVQAMQSAGCNAKHEVEQRLARWLLICADRAHSNTFRMNHEFLADMLGSSRPTVTTASGILKDEKLIKYSRGLIEIIDAVGLELRACECYHIIKDHLDNYTEFDSGISE, from the coding sequence ATGTCTGACACACGACAGATACACGCAAAATCCGAACGAACCGTAGCCGTAACGCGGCGCTTCAGCAACTCCTTGCTGAACGCCCTCGACCCCGATTCGATCCGTCGCCTCCATCTCGTGCCCGTCACCTTCGAACTCCTTCACGAGATCGAATTTCCCGGTAGCCCCATCGAAAACCTCTTCTTCGTCGAGCAGGGCATGGCGTCCATGACCGCCACCTTCGAGGACGGCTCCCAGGTCGAAGTCGGTATGTTCGGCTATGAGTCAGTCATCGGCGTCTCCGCCCTCATGGGCACCAAGCGCAGCCTTAACCGCGTCTACACCCAGATCGAGGGACATGGCTACTCCTGCACCGTCGAAGCCGCCCGAAACGAGTTCAAGCTCGGTGGCATGTTCCAGGCGCTTGCCCTACGGTACGTGCAGGCGCAACTGGTCCAGGCCATGCAATCGGCAGGCTGCAACGCCAAGCATGAGGTTGAACAACGGCTCGCCCGTTGGCTCCTCATCTGCGCCGACCGCGCCCACAGCAACACCTTCAGGATGAACCACGAATTCCTCGCTGACATGCTCGGCAGCTCACGCCCCACCGTCACCACCGCCTCTGGAATCCTGAAAGACGAGAAGCTCATCAAGTACAGCCGCGGCCTCATCGAGATCATCGACGCCGTTGGCCTCGAGCTACGAGCCTGCGAGTGCTACCACATCATCAAGGATCACCTCGACAACTACACGGAGTTCGATAGCGGCATCAGTGAGTAG
- a CDS encoding MATE family efflux transporter: protein MNFGHNRSPQKDQLLQRELKRTAALGTPLALGELGWMSTYIVDAIMVGRLPHSALAISASSLGNTIFYAIIFCVIRGLDGIETLVAQSYGRDTPDSREDCLRTLAQSMWFVLLGTPLVILATLASIPLLTHFGVSAEIVAETKRYLDALVWSTAPLLLYMALRRYLQSINHVLLITISLVTANLVNLVGDWALLYGHLGAHPMGIAGSGWATGIVRLYMVGLLLIGFAFALRRQKLQLHWNLLRPDLQRLRQLTAIGWPSGVQNITDLGFSTWMSVVCARLGTTLLAAHQVVLDLDAFVYMVPMGLSYAAVIRVGQSAGQGSLPGVRRSARASLLLCMGYISIASLLFAGLPRLWAGVYTTDPRVIAAAVPIFMICGLLQLGDAASVIYASALTGLGDTRTPFFVNTIIFWLIGAPLGWYLAFHSSLALTGLWIGRAVAAILTGVILAIAWRTRLQQLEGRRDINIFTALQPLQTLQFK from the coding sequence ATGAACTTCGGTCACAATAGATCGCCTCAGAAAGATCAACTCCTGCAACGGGAGTTGAAGCGAACCGCCGCACTGGGTACACCGCTCGCTCTTGGCGAACTCGGATGGATGTCGACGTACATCGTCGACGCCATCATGGTCGGGCGGCTTCCTCACTCCGCGCTCGCCATCTCCGCCTCGTCGCTCGGCAACACGATCTTCTACGCCATCATCTTCTGCGTCATTCGCGGCCTCGATGGTATCGAAACACTGGTAGCCCAGTCCTACGGCCGCGACACCCCGGATAGTCGCGAAGACTGCCTCCGCACCCTGGCGCAATCCATGTGGTTCGTCCTTCTCGGCACCCCGCTCGTCATCCTGGCGACCCTCGCCTCCATCCCGCTCCTCACCCACTTCGGCGTCTCGGCCGAGATCGTCGCAGAAACAAAGCGCTACCTCGACGCCCTCGTCTGGTCCACGGCACCCCTCCTCCTCTACATGGCCCTTCGCCGGTACCTTCAGTCCATCAACCATGTTCTGCTCATCACGATCTCGCTGGTCACCGCAAACCTCGTCAACCTCGTCGGCGATTGGGCATTGCTCTACGGCCATCTAGGCGCTCATCCGATGGGCATCGCCGGCTCGGGCTGGGCGACCGGCATCGTCCGCCTCTACATGGTCGGCCTGCTTCTTATCGGGTTCGCCTTTGCGCTGCGACGGCAGAAACTACAGCTCCACTGGAACCTCTTGCGCCCCGACCTCCAGCGCCTCCGCCAGCTCACCGCCATTGGCTGGCCCTCGGGCGTACAGAACATCACCGACCTCGGCTTCTCCACATGGATGTCCGTCGTCTGCGCACGCCTCGGCACCACACTGCTCGCCGCCCATCAGGTCGTCCTCGATCTCGACGCCTTCGTCTACATGGTCCCAATGGGCCTGAGCTACGCCGCAGTCATTCGCGTCGGCCAAAGTGCTGGTCAGGGAAGCCTGCCCGGCGTACGCCGATCCGCCCGAGCGAGCCTGTTGCTCTGCATGGGCTACATCTCCATCGCGTCCTTGCTCTTCGCCGGTCTCCCGCGCCTATGGGCAGGGGTCTACACGACTGACCCGCGCGTCATCGCCGCAGCCGTCCCCATCTTCATGATCTGCGGCCTTCTACAACTCGGCGATGCCGCAAGCGTTATCTACGCCTCCGCCCTCACCGGTCTCGGCGACACCCGCACCCCGTTCTTCGTCAACACCATCATCTTCTGGCTCATCGGGGCTCCCCTCGGATGGTATCTGGCCTTCCACAGCTCCCTTGCCCTTACAGGTCTTTGGATCGGCCGCGCCGTCGCTGCCATTCTCACTGGAGTCATCCTCGCCATCGCCTGGCGAACCCGTCTTCAGCAACTTGAAGGACGACGCGACATCAACATCTTCACCGCACTCCAGCCACTTCAAACCTTGCAATTCAAGTAA